In a single window of the Candidatus Polarisedimenticolaceae bacterium genome:
- a CDS encoding aldo/keto reductase: MIHRPLGATGLTVSEIGFGAWGLGSTMWLGVPEDEGNAALRAALDEGVTFIDTALAYGDGHSEKRIGAVLEERGDRGRIAVATKIPPKDFRWPGRADAALADVFPASWVVSCCETSLRNLGVEALDLQQFHVWHDAWLEQPEWESTRAAMEKLTVEGKVRHWGISVNDHDPDSAVRTLSDSIFGSVQLIYNIFDRAAEGRAFDLARERNLGVIVRVPFDEGALTGAIRADTVFPEGDWRHRYFRDDRKAEAERRADALAELLGGEAATLPELALRFILSRREVSSVIPGMRRPEHARSNAAVSDGRALSSALLRKLRAHAWEKNWYGA; the protein is encoded by the coding sequence ATGATCCACCGACCGCTGGGAGCGACGGGGCTTACGGTCTCCGAGATCGGCTTCGGCGCCTGGGGGCTCGGCTCCACGATGTGGCTGGGCGTGCCGGAGGACGAGGGAAACGCCGCTCTCCGGGCGGCGCTCGACGAGGGCGTCACCTTCATCGACACCGCCCTGGCCTACGGGGACGGGCACAGCGAGAAGCGGATCGGCGCGGTCCTGGAGGAGCGCGGCGACCGCGGACGGATCGCGGTCGCCACCAAGATCCCGCCCAAGGACTTCCGCTGGCCGGGGCGGGCGGACGCCGCGCTCGCGGACGTCTTCCCTGCGTCGTGGGTCGTCTCGTGCTGCGAGACGTCGCTGCGGAACCTCGGGGTCGAGGCGCTCGACCTGCAGCAGTTTCACGTCTGGCACGACGCATGGCTCGAGCAGCCGGAATGGGAATCGACGCGCGCGGCGATGGAGAAGCTGACGGTCGAGGGGAAGGTGCGGCACTGGGGAATCTCGGTGAACGACCACGACCCCGATTCCGCGGTGCGGACGCTGAGCGACTCGATCTTCGGGTCGGTGCAGCTGATCTACAACATCTTCGACCGGGCCGCCGAGGGGAGGGCGTTCGACCTCGCGCGCGAGCGGAACCTCGGCGTGATCGTGCGCGTGCCGTTCGACGAGGGGGCGCTCACCGGCGCGATCCGGGCCGACACGGTCTTCCCGGAAGGGGACTGGAGGCACCGCTACTTCCGCGACGATCGGAAGGCGGAGGCCGAGCGACGGGCGGATGCGCTGGCGGAGCTGCTCGGCGGGGAGGCGGCGACGCTTCCCGAGCTCGCGCTCCGCTTCATCCTGTCCCGGCGCGAGGTGTCGAGCGTGATTCCGGGGATGCGGCGTCCGGAGCACGCACGGTCGAACGCCGCGGTTTCCGACGGCCGGGCCCTGTCCTCCGCGCTGCTCCGGAAGCTGCGGGCGCACGCCTGGGAGAAGAACTGGTACGGCGCCTGA
- a CDS encoding PA0069 family radical SAM protein: protein MKAPLPSRGFTINPAGRFEVRRFEPDFPEGDASTVVVEDRTRSILATNDSPDVPFDRSINPYRGCEHGCAYCFARPSHAYLGWSPGRDFETKILAKPRAADLLRRELAKPGYRCEPIALGTNTDPYQPLERKMRITRSVLEVLVEHRHPFSIVTKSAGVLRDLDLIAPMAREGMAKVFLSITTLDPELARRLEPRASAPRRRLEALRGLGSEGVPTGVLASPMIPGLNDHELERILEASAAAGASSAGYLLVRLPNEMKTLFVEWLGLHYPTKAGKVLALIREMRGGELNDPRFGERMRGRGPYADLLARRFEVACRRYGLRGREASLDTSRFRVPEPVGRQRRLFG, encoded by the coding sequence ATGAAGGCGCCGCTCCCGTCCCGGGGATTCACGATCAACCCTGCCGGCAGGTTCGAGGTCCGCCGGTTCGAGCCCGACTTCCCGGAGGGGGACGCCTCGACCGTCGTGGTCGAGGACCGCACCCGGTCGATCCTCGCGACGAACGACTCCCCCGACGTCCCGTTCGACCGCTCGATCAACCCCTACCGGGGGTGCGAGCACGGCTGCGCGTATTGCTTCGCGAGACCCTCCCACGCCTACCTCGGCTGGTCGCCGGGGCGGGACTTCGAGACGAAGATCCTCGCCAAGCCCCGCGCGGCCGACCTGCTCCGCCGGGAGCTCGCGAAACCGGGTTACCGCTGCGAGCCGATCGCGCTCGGCACCAACACCGATCCGTACCAGCCCCTGGAGCGGAAGATGCGGATCACCCGCTCGGTGCTCGAGGTGCTCGTGGAGCACCGCCATCCCTTCAGCATCGTCACCAAATCGGCCGGGGTGCTCCGCGACCTCGACTTGATCGCGCCGATGGCGCGGGAGGGGATGGCGAAGGTCTTTCTCTCGATCACGACCCTCGACCCCGAGCTCGCCCGGCGCCTGGAGCCGAGGGCCTCCGCGCCCCGGCGCCGGCTCGAGGCGCTGCGCGGCCTCGGGTCGGAGGGGGTGCCCACGGGGGTCCTCGCCTCGCCGATGATCCCCGGCCTCAACGACCACGAGCTCGAGAGGATCCTCGAAGCCTCCGCGGCGGCGGGGGCCTCGAGCGCGGGGTACCTCCTCGTGCGCCTGCCGAACGAGATGAAGACGCTCTTCGTCGAGTGGCTCGGCCTGCACTACCCGACCAAGGCCGGGAAGGTCCTCGCGTTGATCCGCGAGATGCGCGGAGGCGAGCTGAACGACCCGCGGTTCGGGGAACGGATGCGGGGACGCGGGCCGTACGCGGACCTGCTCGCGCGACGGTTCGAGGTCGCGTGCCGTCGCTACGGGCTGCGCGGGCGAGAGGCGAGCCTGGACACGTCGCGTTTCCGGGTTCCCGAGCCGGTGGGTCGTCAGCGTAGATTGTTCGGGTGA